One window of the Lysobacter sp. S4-A87 genome contains the following:
- a CDS encoding BLUF domain-containing protein, whose amino-acid sequence MTSMTGGFHAIAYVSRIARRLQPAEIDGLLLDARGFNAVAGVTGVLLFNGSEFFQYFEGLNDSVEAVYERIKPAKCHTDIRELMNAPVEGRQFETWHMGFRNAPATALQELAQARWELSVPVTRTSMKCPEGVALLAHFWSKWQAENPRDWQAYDRSDLEGGE is encoded by the coding sequence ATGACGTCGATGACCGGCGGATTTCACGCCATTGCCTACGTCAGCAGGATCGCGCGGAGATTGCAGCCTGCCGAGATCGATGGGCTCTTGCTCGATGCAAGAGGATTCAACGCTGTGGCGGGTGTAACCGGAGTGCTGCTCTTCAATGGCAGCGAGTTCTTCCAGTACTTCGAAGGATTGAACGACAGCGTTGAGGCGGTGTATGAGCGGATAAAGCCGGCAAAATGCCACACCGACATTCGCGAACTCATGAATGCACCTGTTGAAGGTCGCCAGTTCGAGACCTGGCACATGGGCTTCCGCAATGCGCCGGCGACCGCTCTGCAGGAACTCGCGCAGGCACGATGGGAGCTGTCGGTTCCGGTAACCCGGACGTCCATGAAGTGCCCTGAGGGCGTCGCGCTCCTGGCCCATTTCTGGAGCAAGTGGCAAGCCGAGAATCCACGCGACTGGCAGGCATACGACCGGTCTGATCTGGAAGGGGGCGAGTAA
- a CDS encoding VOC family protein, giving the protein MSLVKPITPHLWFDKQAKEAAEFYCSVFPDSNVDAITQLRNTPSGDCDVVSFTVQGQPFMAISAGPLFKFNPSVSFFVNFDPSRDPDARAKLDKLWAALVDGGQALMPLDSYPFSEHYGWVQDRYGVSWQLILANPGGKPRPPIVPSLMFTGEAYGKAEAAGAFYRAVFDGSQSGQLMKYPAGMPQDREGTVMFSDFRLGDTWFVAMDSGHAHGFGFNEAISFVVTCRDQTEIDRYWAQLSSVPESEQCGWCKDRFGLSWQITPQLMDEILAAGDQATIDRVTQAFLPMHKLDVATIEAAAAAS; this is encoded by the coding sequence ATGTCACTGGTCAAACCGATCACGCCGCACCTGTGGTTCGACAAGCAGGCGAAAGAGGCTGCCGAGTTCTATTGCTCGGTGTTCCCCGACTCGAATGTCGACGCCATCACCCAGCTGCGCAACACGCCGTCGGGCGACTGCGACGTGGTGTCGTTCACCGTGCAGGGGCAGCCCTTCATGGCGATCAGCGCCGGGCCATTGTTCAAGTTCAACCCGTCGGTGTCGTTCTTCGTCAACTTCGATCCGTCGCGCGATCCGGATGCACGGGCCAAGCTCGACAAACTCTGGGCAGCACTGGTCGACGGCGGCCAGGCACTGATGCCGCTGGACAGCTACCCCTTCAGTGAGCACTACGGCTGGGTGCAGGACCGTTACGGCGTGTCGTGGCAGCTGATCCTGGCCAACCCCGGCGGGAAGCCACGGCCGCCCATCGTGCCGTCGTTGATGTTCACCGGCGAGGCCTACGGCAAGGCCGAGGCGGCGGGCGCTTTCTACCGTGCGGTTTTCGACGGCTCGCAGTCCGGGCAACTGATGAAATACCCCGCCGGCATGCCCCAGGACCGCGAAGGCACGGTGATGTTCTCCGACTTCCGGTTGGGCGATACGTGGTTCGTTGCGATGGACAGCGGCCACGCGCATGGCTTCGGCTTCAACGAAGCGATCTCGTTCGTCGTCACCTGCCGCGACCAGACTGAGATCGACCGCTACTGGGCGCAGCTGTCGAGCGTGCCGGAGTCCGAGCAGTGCGGGTGGTGCAAGGACCGGTTCGGGCTGTCCTGGCAGATCACGCCGCAGCTGATGGACGAGATCCTGGCGGCCGGCGACCAGGCCACCATCGACCGCGTGACCCAGGCCTTCCTGCCGATGCACAAACTGGACGTGGCAACGATCGAGGCGGCGGCAGCGGCGTCCTGA
- a CDS encoding DUF1214 domain-containing protein: MKTSLIALSILAAVVAVGCSRQPSEPNGAPEGKVAATTAPTTTAEPPVSGTKAPADGADALLTTPATPEVVAKGLETDGYQLAVSAYIWGYPLVRMERVARDYTNVPSPKPDTSYRAPLNQIGWATSLATPDAHDMPTANNDTFYMSAVVKLDEPYILSVPDTNDRYYVVNVFDMYQELEHYIGRRTTGTKAARYAIVPPGWKGALPPGAKRLDVSTNKVWLWGRLRIAQGEPVEPVLALQKQFELVPLSAFGKAGAASKSAEPLKPLPSVQGDEFGFFTELGAAVQNNPIRETDKALFGQFARIGLTEKGFDPSTLNPQVRAGMARGLADAPAVAVAALASTATKRNGWDWVTGLDSFGYNYSLRAVVAGPYLGGNGEHEAMYPIRYTDAKGEVLNGKHRYSIHFDSAPPVDAFWSVTMYNAGDKMLVANEINRYKVGTDTQGLKKAADGSFTIPIQHDKPAGDDAANWLPAPEGDFYVILRMYQPSDAVLSDQWKMPQLNRVD; the protein is encoded by the coding sequence ATGAAGACCTCACTGATCGCGCTCTCGATCCTCGCGGCGGTCGTCGCCGTTGGCTGCAGTCGCCAGCCCAGCGAGCCCAATGGCGCACCCGAGGGCAAGGTGGCTGCAACAACCGCTCCCACGACCACCGCTGAGCCCCCGGTGTCCGGGACGAAGGCTCCGGCGGACGGCGCCGATGCCCTGCTCACCACGCCAGCGACACCCGAGGTGGTGGCAAAAGGTTTGGAGACCGACGGGTATCAGCTCGCGGTGTCGGCTTACATCTGGGGTTACCCGCTGGTTCGCATGGAGCGCGTTGCCCGGGACTACACGAATGTTCCGAGTCCGAAGCCGGACACCAGCTACCGCGCGCCGCTCAATCAGATCGGCTGGGCCACGTCGCTCGCCACGCCTGATGCGCACGACATGCCGACGGCCAACAACGACACGTTCTACATGAGCGCGGTGGTCAAGCTGGACGAGCCGTACATCTTGTCCGTCCCCGATACGAACGACCGCTACTACGTGGTGAACGTCTTCGATATGTATCAGGAGCTTGAGCACTACATCGGCAGGCGCACCACCGGCACCAAGGCCGCGCGCTATGCCATCGTGCCGCCCGGCTGGAAGGGCGCGCTGCCGCCCGGCGCGAAACGGCTGGATGTCAGCACCAACAAGGTCTGGCTATGGGGACGCCTGCGCATCGCCCAGGGCGAGCCGGTGGAACCGGTGTTGGCGCTGCAGAAACAGTTCGAGCTGGTCCCGCTGTCCGCCTTTGGAAAGGCAGGCGCTGCGAGCAAGTCCGCCGAGCCCCTCAAACCACTGCCGTCTGTCCAGGGCGATGAGTTCGGCTTCTTCACGGAGCTGGGCGCAGCGGTGCAGAACAACCCCATCCGGGAGACGGACAAGGCATTGTTTGGTCAGTTCGCGCGCATCGGCCTGACCGAGAAGGGGTTCGACCCGTCGACGTTGAACCCGCAGGTTCGCGCTGGCATGGCGCGGGGTCTTGCCGACGCGCCTGCGGTTGCTGTGGCCGCTCTGGCCAGTACAGCCACCAAACGAAACGGGTGGGACTGGGTGACCGGGCTGGACAGCTTCGGCTACAACTATTCTCTACGTGCCGTCGTCGCTGGCCCCTACCTGGGCGGCAACGGGGAACACGAGGCGATGTACCCGATTCGCTACACCGACGCGAAGGGCGAAGTGCTGAACGGCAAGCACCGCTACTCCATCCACTTCGACTCGGCACCGCCAGTCGACGCATTCTGGTCGGTGACGATGTACAACGCGGGCGACAAGATGCTCGTTGCGAACGAGATCAACCGCTACAAGGTCGGAACGGATACGCAGGGTCTGAAAAAGGCTGCCGATGGCTCCTTCACGATTCCCATACAGCACGACAAGCCGGCGGGAGACGACGCAGCCAACTGGCTGCCAGCGCCCGAAGGCGACTTCTACGTGATCCTGCGCATGTACCAGCCCAGTGATGCGGTGTTGTCCGATCAGTGGAAAATGCCGCAACTGAACCGAGTTGATTGA
- a CDS encoding serine hydrolase, with the protein MPQGLGLQGFVVVRICEPGQRSAFPSWYLRRGDRAAGLGFIMTSQNPARLPGWRIGPMKRTLLSIWVATASCSAAAADAGQFERAQKAVEQGEYKAITSILVSQDGNVVYEHYFDADGAEGRRNTRSATKTVTGMLAGLAIEDGKLAGTSARIFDILPPARRQKMLNADPRKEAIRVEDLMTMSSIVECNDEDQFSRGNEERMYLIEDWVQFYADLPVQGFPAWVAKPADSPYGRNFRYCTAGVSTLGEVIQTAVHEPLQTYAQRRLFDPLGIQAPAWQFSPLGLAQAGGGLGLRTRDLWKLGQLYLDEGRAGGKQVVPAAWVRQSLSPKATAREDADYGYLWWLMKIPSGNGVITAPTMAGTGGNAVFLLPEKRAVVVITTTNYNERQPHALTYKLLTRDLMPAL; encoded by the coding sequence TTGCCGCAAGGCCTCGGCCTGCAAGGCTTCGTGGTAGTGCGAATCTGCGAACCCGGCCAGCGGAGCGCTTTTCCGTCCTGGTACCTTCGCCGCGGGGACAGGGCGGCTGGCCTCGGCTTCATCATGACCTCACAAAACCCGGCCAGGTTGCCCGGATGGAGAATCGGTCCGATGAAACGAACGCTGCTTTCCATTTGGGTCGCCACCGCGTCGTGCAGTGCGGCAGCCGCCGACGCCGGCCAGTTCGAGCGGGCCCAGAAGGCTGTCGAGCAGGGCGAGTACAAGGCCATCACCAGCATCCTGGTGTCCCAGGACGGCAACGTTGTTTACGAGCACTACTTCGACGCGGACGGCGCCGAAGGACGTCGCAACACCCGCTCGGCGACCAAGACGGTGACCGGGATGCTCGCGGGGTTGGCGATCGAGGACGGCAAGCTCGCTGGCACTTCCGCGCGCATCTTCGACATTCTGCCGCCCGCGCGCCGGCAGAAGATGCTAAACGCCGATCCGCGCAAGGAGGCCATCCGGGTCGAGGACCTGATGACGATGTCGTCGATCGTCGAGTGCAACGACGAAGACCAGTTCTCCCGGGGCAACGAAGAACGGATGTACCTGATCGAAGACTGGGTGCAGTTCTACGCAGACCTTCCGGTGCAGGGCTTTCCCGCCTGGGTGGCCAAGCCGGCCGATTCACCGTATGGCCGCAACTTCCGTTACTGCACTGCTGGCGTGAGCACACTGGGCGAAGTGATCCAGACCGCGGTGCATGAGCCGTTGCAAACCTATGCACAGCGTCGCCTGTTCGACCCGTTGGGAATCCAGGCTCCCGCCTGGCAGTTCTCGCCGCTGGGTCTCGCCCAGGCCGGAGGCGGGCTGGGGCTGCGCACACGCGATCTGTGGAAGCTGGGGCAGCTGTACCTGGACGAGGGACGCGCAGGTGGAAAACAGGTGGTGCCCGCCGCATGGGTCCGCCAGTCGTTGTCGCCCAAGGCCACAGCCCGCGAGGACGCCGACTACGGCTATCTGTGGTGGCTGATGAAGATTCCCAGCGGCAACGGCGTCATCACGGCACCGACGATGGCCGGCACGGGCGGCAACGCTGTGTTCCTGCTGCCGGAGAAGCGGGCGGTGGTGGTGATCACCACGACCAACTACAACGAGCGGCAGCCGCATGCGCTGACGTACAAGCTCCTCACGCGCGACCTGATGCCTGCGCTCTGA
- a CDS encoding GNAT family N-acetyltransferase, protein MAVDVEVRRARVGDEDALSLVGQATFLETFSGVLDGTAIAEHCRKAHSPSQYLHWLGDARSAVWLAGVAPGHAPVGYLVVAAPDLPGANPAHDLELKRIYLLGRYQGGGLGKRLLQQAVEHAEGAGATRLLLGVYAGNHAALAFYRKQGFNHFADRQFVVGGTAYDDHVMSLELGR, encoded by the coding sequence GTGGCAGTCGACGTGGAAGTCCGCCGGGCGCGAGTCGGCGATGAGGATGCTTTGTCGCTGGTCGGCCAGGCGACATTCCTGGAGACGTTCTCGGGCGTTCTCGACGGGACGGCGATCGCGGAGCACTGCCGCAAGGCACATTCGCCCTCGCAGTACCTGCATTGGCTGGGCGATGCGCGATCTGCGGTCTGGCTGGCGGGTGTCGCTCCGGGCCATGCGCCGGTCGGCTACCTTGTTGTAGCGGCGCCTGACCTCCCAGGCGCCAACCCGGCCCACGATCTCGAGCTCAAGCGCATCTACCTGCTGGGGCGGTACCAGGGAGGAGGTCTGGGCAAGAGGCTGCTGCAGCAGGCGGTCGAGCATGCCGAGGGTGCGGGAGCGACCCGCCTGCTGCTGGGTGTCTATGCCGGCAACCACGCGGCCCTCGCCTTCTACAGGAAACAGGGTTTCAACCACTTCGCCGATCGCCAGTTCGTGGTCGGTGGAACTGCCTACGATGACCATGTGATGAGTCTGGAACTCGGCCGATGA